The following are encoded together in the Myxococcus virescens genome:
- a CDS encoding PspC domain-containing protein has translation MDAKRRCATCTEEVSLEVRRCPRCGARTEPMHRGVDGRLLTGVCAALGRELGVDAALIRVGFVVALAVSGGTALMVYLLLWAFTPPSATGTAPLRRTYSWLSGLGNSERAPRVERRV, from the coding sequence ATGGACGCCAAGAGACGCTGCGCCACCTGCACCGAGGAAGTGAGCCTGGAGGTCCGGAGGTGCCCGCGCTGCGGCGCGCGCACGGAGCCCATGCACCGGGGCGTGGATGGGCGGCTGCTGACCGGGGTGTGCGCGGCGCTGGGGCGGGAGCTGGGCGTGGACGCGGCGCTGATTCGCGTGGGCTTCGTGGTGGCGCTGGCGGTGTCCGGGGGCACCGCGCTGATGGTGTACCTGCTGCTGTGGGCCTTCACGCCGCCGTCGGCGACGGGCACCGCGCCCCTGCGGCGCACGTACAGCTGGCTGTCCGGTCTGGGCAATTCGGAGCGCGCGCCCCGCGTCGAGCGCCGGGTGTAG
- the fumC gene encoding class II fumarate hydratase, with protein MSTKNVRTEKDTFGPIDVPADRLWGAQTQRSLQNFAISTERMPLALIRALVLVKKAAARVNVENGSLAKEKGEAIIQAADEVLAGQHDAEFPLSVWQTGSGTQTNMNTNEVLANRASELLGGERGEGRKVHPNDDVNKGQSSNDVFPTAMSVAAVAAITEHVLPELKALRDVLAQKARAFHDVVKVGRTHLQDATPLTLGQEVSGFVAQLDHAKGHLERTLPHLLELALGGTAVGTGLNAPKGYAERVAQEVAQLTGHPFVTAPNKFEALAANDALVQAHGALKGLAVVLFKVANDVRWLSSGPRSGLAEITIPENEPGSSIMPGKVNPTQSEALTMLCAQVMGNDVAVTVGGASGNFQLNVFKPLIAHNLLQSCRLLADGMRSFRLHCAVGIEPNRPRIQENLERSLMLVTALNPHIGYDNAAKIAKTAHRDGTTLKETAVALGLVTPEQFDQWVRPEDMTGHKG; from the coding sequence GTGAGCACGAAGAACGTCCGTACCGAGAAAGACACCTTCGGTCCCATCGACGTCCCCGCCGACCGGCTGTGGGGCGCGCAGACGCAGCGCAGCCTCCAGAACTTCGCCATCTCCACCGAGCGCATGCCGCTGGCCCTCATCCGCGCCCTGGTGCTGGTGAAGAAGGCCGCCGCGCGGGTGAACGTGGAGAACGGCTCGCTGGCGAAGGAGAAGGGCGAGGCCATCATCCAGGCCGCGGACGAGGTGCTGGCCGGCCAGCACGACGCGGAGTTCCCCTTGAGCGTCTGGCAGACGGGCAGCGGGACGCAGACGAACATGAACACGAACGAGGTGCTCGCCAACCGCGCCTCGGAGCTGCTGGGCGGCGAGCGCGGCGAGGGCCGCAAGGTCCACCCCAACGACGACGTCAACAAGGGGCAGAGCTCCAACGACGTCTTCCCCACCGCGATGAGCGTGGCCGCCGTGGCCGCCATCACCGAGCACGTGCTGCCGGAGCTGAAGGCGCTGCGCGACGTGCTCGCGCAGAAGGCCCGCGCCTTCCATGACGTGGTGAAGGTGGGCCGCACCCACTTGCAGGACGCCACGCCCCTGACGCTGGGGCAGGAGGTCAGCGGCTTCGTGGCGCAGCTGGACCACGCGAAGGGCCACCTGGAGCGCACCCTGCCTCACCTGTTGGAGCTGGCCCTGGGCGGCACGGCGGTGGGCACCGGCCTCAACGCCCCCAAGGGCTATGCCGAGCGGGTGGCGCAGGAGGTGGCCCAGCTCACCGGCCACCCCTTCGTCACCGCGCCCAACAAGTTCGAGGCGCTGGCCGCCAACGACGCGCTGGTGCAGGCGCACGGGGCGCTGAAGGGGCTGGCGGTGGTGCTCTTCAAGGTGGCCAACGACGTGCGCTGGCTGTCCTCGGGGCCGCGCTCGGGGCTGGCGGAAATCACCATCCCGGAGAACGAGCCGGGCAGCTCCATCATGCCGGGCAAGGTGAACCCCACCCAGAGTGAGGCGCTCACCATGCTGTGCGCCCAGGTGATGGGCAACGACGTCGCCGTCACCGTGGGCGGGGCGTCCGGCAACTTCCAGCTCAACGTCTTCAAGCCGCTCATCGCCCACAACCTGCTCCAGAGCTGCCGGTTGCTGGCGGACGGCATGCGCAGCTTCCGCCTGCACTGCGCGGTGGGCATCGAGCCCAACCGGCCCCGCATCCAGGAGAACCTGGAGCGCAGCCTGATGCTCGTCACGGCGCTCAACCCCCACATCGGCTACGACAACGCGGCGAAAATCGCCAAGACGGCCCACAGGGACGGCACGACGCTCAAGGAGACGGCCGTGGCGCTGGGGCTCGTCACACCCGAGCAGTTCGACCAGTGGGTCCGCCCGGAGGACATGACGGGCCACAAGGGGTAG
- the clpP gene encoding ATP-dependent Clp endopeptidase proteolytic subunit ClpP: MNVPFVIETTHRGERAYDLYSRLLKDRIIMLGTPVNDDVANIIVAQLLFLESEDPDKGINLYINSPGGSVTAGLAIYDTMQYVKCPVSTICVGQAASMGALLLLAGAKGKRYALPNSRIMIHQPLGGAQGQATDIDIQAKEILRLRSYINGLIVKHTGHTIERIEKDTERDYFMSAEDARQYGLIDEVVEKQRAIAPTPAPAK, translated from the coding sequence ATGAACGTCCCCTTCGTCATCGAGACCACGCACCGCGGCGAGCGGGCGTACGACCTGTACAGCCGGCTCCTCAAGGACCGCATCATCATGCTGGGCACGCCTGTCAATGACGACGTGGCCAACATCATCGTTGCCCAGCTCCTCTTCCTGGAGTCGGAGGACCCGGACAAGGGCATCAACCTCTACATCAACTCGCCGGGTGGCTCCGTGACGGCGGGCCTCGCCATCTACGACACCATGCAGTACGTGAAGTGTCCGGTGTCCACCATCTGCGTGGGGCAGGCGGCCTCCATGGGCGCGCTGCTGCTGCTGGCCGGGGCGAAGGGCAAGCGCTACGCCCTGCCCAACAGCCGCATCATGATTCACCAGCCGCTGGGCGGCGCGCAGGGCCAGGCCACGGACATCGACATCCAGGCCAAGGAAATCCTCCGCCTGCGCAGCTACATCAACGGCCTCATCGTGAAGCACACGGGGCACACCATCGAGCGCATCGAGAAGGACACCGAGCGCGACTACTTCATGAGCGCCGAGGACGCGCGGCAGTACGGCCTCATCGACGAGGTGGTGGAGAAGCAGCGCGCCATCGCCCCGACGCCCGCTCCGGCGAAGTAG
- a CDS encoding DUF3293 domain-containing protein encodes MSGMSHHERERLATAYAATRYLIRPHPSTGGVEQILRAGALHPALDATLAARGHREWAFLTAWNPGSRWRSDEENRRAQERMVAQLVAGGWGAAPALGEADDGSWCEQSLFVPGLPREEAGRFGRAYGQVAVLVGRTGGRAELLFCEEARAPAP; translated from the coding sequence ATGAGCGGAATGAGCCACCACGAACGCGAGCGGTTGGCGACGGCCTACGCGGCGACGCGCTACCTCATCCGGCCCCATCCCAGCACGGGGGGTGTCGAGCAAATCCTGCGGGCGGGCGCCTTGCACCCGGCGCTGGACGCAACGCTTGCGGCGCGCGGCCACCGCGAGTGGGCCTTCCTGACGGCGTGGAATCCCGGCTCGCGGTGGCGGAGCGACGAGGAGAACCGCCGCGCACAGGAGCGCATGGTCGCGCAGCTCGTCGCCGGGGGTTGGGGGGCCGCCCCCGCGCTGGGCGAGGCGGATGACGGCAGTTGGTGCGAGCAGAGCCTCTTCGTCCCCGGGCTTCCCCGCGAGGAGGCCGGGCGCTTCGGCCGCGCCTACGGACAGGTCGCCGTGCTCGTGGGACGCACGGGAGGCCGGGCGGAGCTGCTGTTCTGCGAGGAAGCCCGCGCACCCGCCCCGTGA
- a CDS encoding M48 family metalloprotease: MTSRLRLLPLLALLSLTTCVRNPATGKRMLSLVSQQDEIALGKQSAEEVRGSIGLIQEPKVQEYVARVGLPMAKASERPELPWTVQAVDDPVVNAFALPGGPVFVTRGLLTAMNSEAELASVLGHEIAHITARHSVEQLSQAQLAQAGLLLGSVLSEDVARFGGLAAAGLQLLFLKYGRDDERQADELGFKYMLNAGYDVRQAANVFATLDRVGKAAGGQSLPTWLSTHPDPGDRVKTAKERAAKANVDFNQLKDGREEYLAMLQGMAYGDDPRQGFFRGNVFMHPGLRFQLTFPQGWKTANQPQQVAGISPQEDAIVGLVPTGNIAPQEAMRRFLAQEGIQPVSAAPTGFPPGAAFFQAQTEQGVIAGVTAFVTQGGTTLQLLGYTGAQQLPTYEDAFRATFSSFGELTDASALAVQPARIELAKVTSPMTLQQFNEQHPSTIPVEELSIINGVQPGDMLPAGRTVKRVTGGVRSTP; this comes from the coding sequence CTCTCGCTGACCACCTGCGTGCGCAACCCCGCCACCGGCAAGCGCATGCTGTCGCTCGTCTCTCAACAGGACGAGATTGCCCTGGGCAAGCAGAGCGCGGAGGAGGTGCGCGGGTCCATTGGCCTCATCCAGGAGCCCAAGGTTCAGGAATACGTCGCCCGGGTGGGCCTGCCCATGGCGAAGGCCTCCGAAAGGCCGGAGCTGCCCTGGACGGTCCAGGCCGTGGATGACCCCGTGGTGAATGCCTTCGCCCTCCCCGGAGGGCCCGTGTTCGTGACGCGGGGCCTGCTGACCGCGATGAACTCCGAGGCGGAGCTGGCCTCCGTGCTGGGGCACGAAATCGCCCACATCACCGCCCGGCACTCCGTGGAGCAGCTGTCCCAGGCGCAGCTCGCCCAGGCCGGCCTGCTGCTGGGCAGCGTGCTCAGCGAGGACGTGGCCCGCTTCGGGGGGCTGGCCGCCGCTGGCCTCCAACTGCTGTTCCTCAAGTACGGCCGCGACGACGAGCGCCAGGCGGACGAACTGGGCTTCAAGTACATGCTGAACGCCGGCTACGACGTGCGCCAGGCGGCCAACGTCTTCGCCACCCTGGACCGCGTGGGCAAGGCCGCGGGTGGACAGAGCCTCCCCACGTGGCTGTCCACCCACCCCGACCCGGGCGACCGCGTGAAGACGGCGAAGGAGCGCGCCGCGAAAGCCAACGTGGACTTCAACCAGCTCAAGGATGGCCGGGAGGAATACCTCGCCATGCTCCAGGGCATGGCCTACGGCGACGACCCGCGGCAGGGCTTCTTCCGGGGCAACGTCTTCATGCACCCGGGACTGCGCTTCCAGCTCACCTTCCCCCAGGGATGGAAGACGGCGAACCAGCCGCAGCAGGTTGCGGGCATCAGCCCGCAGGAGGACGCCATCGTCGGGCTGGTGCCCACCGGCAACATCGCACCGCAGGAGGCGATGCGGCGCTTCCTCGCGCAGGAAGGCATCCAGCCGGTGAGCGCGGCGCCCACTGGCTTCCCGCCGGGCGCCGCGTTCTTCCAGGCGCAGACGGAGCAGGGCGTCATCGCCGGCGTCACGGCCTTCGTGACCCAGGGCGGCACCACGCTCCAGCTCCTGGGCTACACCGGCGCGCAGCAGCTTCCCACCTACGAGGACGCCTTCCGCGCGACCTTCTCCAGCTTCGGCGAGCTCACGGATGCCTCGGCGCTGGCCGTCCAGCCCGCACGAATTGAACTGGCGAAGGTGACGTCCCCCATGACGTTGCAGCAGTTCAACGAGCAGCACCCGTCCACCATCCCCGTGGAGGAGCTGTCCATCATCAACGGCGTGCAGCCCGGTGACATGCTTCCCGCGGGCCGCACGGTGAAACGAGTGACGGGCGGGGTGCGGTCCACGCCCTGA